The Bifidobacteriaceae bacterium genome contains a region encoding:
- a CDS encoding metalloregulator ArsR/SmtB family transcription factor yields EYVELAAEVFALLSDPTRIRILLALEQGELPVGVLAEQVGKLPAAVSQHLAKLRWAKMVQARHEGTRVYYSLIDEHAAELVHQAVYQAEHVVDLWPKHHLQVEPEETPGGVSDAERAGR; encoded by the coding sequence GCGAATACGTCGAACTGGCCGCCGAGGTGTTCGCGTTGTTGTCGGACCCGACTCGGATTCGGATCCTGTTGGCGCTCGAACAGGGCGAACTCCCCGTGGGCGTGCTGGCCGAACAGGTCGGCAAGCTTCCCGCAGCCGTGTCCCAGCACCTGGCGAAGCTCCGGTGGGCCAAGATGGTCCAGGCCCGGCACGAGGGAACCCGGGTTTACTACAGCTTGATCGACGAGCACGCCGCCGAACTGGTTCACCAGGCGGTCTATCAGGCGGAACACGTGGTGGACCTGTGGCCCAAGCACCACCTTCAGGTGGAGCCGGAAGAGACCCCCGGCGGTGTTTCAGACGCTGAGAGGGCGGGGCGTTGA
- a CDS encoding antitoxin has translation MATLTVRNVPEETRQALAARARAANRSMEAEVRLVLEAAVRPPDRVKLGSLLSRIGAETGGLDMEDVRGAEISEPVSFG, from the coding sequence GTGGCGACGCTGACAGTGCGCAACGTGCCTGAAGAGACGCGCCAGGCGTTGGCGGCGCGAGCGCGCGCCGCCAACAGAAGCATGGAGGCGGAAGTGCGGCTCGTTCTTGAAGCCGCCGTCCGGCCGCCAGACCGGGTCAAACTGGGTTCGCTGCTGTCTCGTATCGGGGCCGAGACCGGCGGGCTGGACATGGAGGACGTGCGAGGTGCCGAGATCTCAGAGCCGGTGAGCTTCGGGTGA
- a CDS encoding VOC family protein has protein sequence MSVVINQVAIDTADPQSLAAWWAEQTGGVVYADLGQFVFVGIGAKENGFSLCFQQVDEPTPGKNRLHLDCSAADVPAEVDRFLSAGATFVASHQSDGFAWTVLADPDGNQFCVIPAQQAE, from the coding sequence GTGAGCGTCGTCATCAATCAAGTGGCCATCGACACCGCAGACCCCCAGTCCCTGGCCGCCTGGTGGGCCGAGCAGACAGGCGGCGTGGTCTATGCCGATCTTGGCCAGTTCGTGTTCGTCGGCATCGGCGCCAAAGAGAACGGCTTCAGCTTGTGCTTCCAGCAGGTCGATGAGCCCACCCCCGGCAAGAACCGGCTGCACTTGGACTGCTCCGCTGCCGACGTGCCCGCCGAGGTTGATCGGTTCCTGTCCGCCGGAGCCACGTTCGTCGCCAGCCACCAGAGCGACGGCTTCGCGTGGACGGTGTTGGCCGACCCGGACGGCAACCAGTTCTGCGTCATCCCAGCGCAACAGGCCGAGTAG
- a CDS encoding Fic family protein, whose protein sequence is MGRRQLPPGASAVDGGLVKEAGAFRTVAVEIVNAAGDVLHTGSRPEKVPRLISELFEHGAASTDHALVVSSAVHFLIEHVHPFRDGNGRIGRLWQTLILSRWRPVFAWMPVETLIKQRQEGYYIALQASRDPEIDAAPFITYMLNVIEESLLGYEARARSGAADVGVNVGVNPRAAILRLLRVEPGLSAAVLAARLGKSSRTVERHLQALRATGAIRRVGSAKTGHWVVEDAGA, encoded by the coding sequence GTGGGACGTAGGCAGCTTCCTCCGGGCGCATCGGCTGTTGACGGGGGCCTAGTCAAAGAGGCCGGGGCCTTCCGCACTGTTGCGGTGGAGATCGTCAACGCCGCCGGCGACGTGCTGCACACCGGATCGCGCCCTGAGAAAGTGCCCCGCCTGATCTCCGAGTTGTTCGAGCACGGCGCCGCGTCGACCGATCACGCCTTGGTTGTTTCGAGCGCGGTTCACTTCCTGATCGAACACGTCCATCCCTTCAGGGACGGCAACGGGCGGATCGGCAGGCTGTGGCAGACGTTGATCCTCAGCCGGTGGCGTCCCGTTTTCGCCTGGATGCCGGTGGAGACGCTGATCAAACAGCGTCAGGAGGGCTACTACATCGCGCTCCAGGCATCTCGGGATCCCGAGATCGACGCCGCCCCGTTCATCACGTACATGCTGAACGTAATCGAGGAATCATTGCTTGGCTACGAGGCCAGGGCCCGCTCAGGCGCGGCCGATGTCGGCGTAAATGTCGGAGTAAATCCCCGTGCGGCCATTCTGCGGTTGTTGCGTGTGGAACCAGGCCTCAGCGCCGCCGTGCTCGCGGCCAGGTTGGGCAAGAGTTCCCGGACCGTCGAACGGCATTTGCAGGCGCTCAGGGCCACTGGCGCGATCCGCCGCGTCGGATCCGCCAAGACCGGGCACTGGGTGGTCGAAGACGCTGGGGCGTGA
- a CDS encoding DUF3024 domain-containing protein produces the protein MYWRDRNLRFHKYDRQPPTKNVQALLDHIGSHEDPVFFG, from the coding sequence ATCTACTGGCGAGACCGGAACCTCAGGTTCCACAAGTACGATCGCCAGCCACCCACGAAGAACGTCCAAGCGCTGCTCGACCACATCGGCTCGCACGAAGACCCCGTCTTCTTCGGCTGA
- a CDS encoding N-acetyltransferase codes for MGRAYLAGWRPAAQVSIRQENPRDIDAIVPVTEAAFRDPGLPGGRNEQYVFAALRDAGDLTLSLIAEDEGQIVGHIAFCPATISDGTAGWSTLGPVSALPERQRRSVGSALIRGGLARLKALGARGSALVGHPEYYPRFGFVHRDDLGYDDIPPEGCSAAR; via the coding sequence ATGGGTCGCGCTTACCTGGCAGGATGGCGGCCTGCGGCTCAAGTCAGCATCCGGCAAGAGAACCCTCGCGACATCGACGCCATCGTCCCCGTGACGGAGGCCGCCTTCCGCGATCCCGGCCTGCCCGGTGGACGCAACGAGCAATACGTGTTCGCGGCGCTCCGCGATGCGGGTGACCTCACGCTCTCCTTGATCGCCGAAGACGAAGGCCAAATCGTGGGCCACATCGCGTTCTGCCCGGCGACAATCAGCGACGGGACCGCCGGCTGGTCCACACTCGGACCGGTGTCGGCCCTTCCCGAACGCCAACGCCGGAGCGTCGGATCGGCGTTGATCCGAGGGGGTCTTGCGCGACTCAAAGCGCTGGGCGCCAGGGGTTCCGCGTTGGTTGGCCATCCGGAGTATTACCCCAGGTTCGGGTTCGTCCACCGTGACGACCTCGGCTACGACGACATCCCGCCCGAGGGTTGCAGCGCCGCCCGTTGA
- a CDS encoding cation-translocating P-type ATPase: MSCRAADQCSGAGGDHTAPGKRLWQRIDRVDLARLAAVVVIAAAAAAASWLDVPWQATAGLAVLGLGIGCSPVMIAALRDIRSRRMSMELSMVIAIIAAAVIGEWVTSLVITAFVLAAEILEDLTMDRGRDALTELMGFLPTEVRVRFGDGERLVPLGEVRMGDLVLVAPGGKVPVDGTVLEGASSVDQSRVTGEPLPVDVGPGSAVYSGSVNQTGMLVVRADKVGEASSYGQIIAAVRAAQRSQAPVQRLANRIAGWLVYLALGGAALTFAITRDVVATLSVVIVAGACGVAAGTPLAVLAAIARAARTGAFVRDGRHLEALSRVDTVVFDKTGTLTLGQAAVVGVHPAPGFAEEALIQAAAGAEAPSEHPIGQAIVAYARERGWPAPAPDRFEYQPGVGVTAAVAGRVVRVGTERLMPEPGGEAKPAGLTGSGLGAEAKAAPGCPGDRSASAAELWDNAEAGAERAPKFAGAGTTVYVSVDGEYAGGIVLSDTVRTGAAECVERLRAMGLETVMMTGDNEDEAQAVGRRVGVDQVHARLLPTDKMLLVEQLRAKGRRVAMVGDGVNDAPALAQANVGVAMGSGTYAAQETADLVLVSSDLGDLTAVIRIARRARRIILANVVGTVAVDLLGMALAAVGILGPLLAAVIHVGSESGFILNSARLIPRPGSARAPGLPETARAEPSHSPC; the protein is encoded by the coding sequence TTGAGTTGCCGCGCGGCCGACCAGTGCTCGGGCGCGGGAGGCGACCACACGGCACCGGGCAAGCGACTATGGCAGCGGATCGACCGGGTCGACCTGGCGCGGCTGGCTGCGGTGGTCGTGATCGCCGCCGCCGCGGCGGCAGCCTCCTGGCTGGACGTGCCCTGGCAGGCGACCGCCGGGTTGGCCGTGCTCGGGTTGGGGATCGGCTGCTCTCCGGTCATGATCGCCGCGCTCCGCGACATCCGGTCCCGGCGTATGAGCATGGAATTGTCCATGGTGATCGCGATAATCGCCGCAGCCGTGATCGGCGAATGGGTTACCTCGCTGGTCATAACCGCATTTGTGCTGGCGGCGGAGATCCTCGAGGACCTGACGATGGACCGCGGCCGGGACGCGCTGACCGAGTTGATGGGGTTCTTGCCGACCGAGGTGCGGGTCCGGTTTGGGGACGGCGAACGCCTGGTGCCCTTGGGCGAGGTGCGGATGGGCGACCTGGTGTTGGTCGCGCCCGGCGGCAAGGTCCCGGTGGACGGAACCGTGCTGGAAGGGGCCTCGAGCGTGGACCAGTCGCGGGTCACGGGCGAACCGCTGCCGGTGGACGTGGGTCCCGGCAGCGCGGTCTACTCCGGTTCCGTCAACCAGACCGGCATGCTGGTGGTCCGGGCGGACAAGGTGGGCGAGGCGTCTTCCTACGGGCAGATCATCGCGGCGGTGCGGGCGGCCCAGCGCTCGCAGGCGCCGGTCCAGCGCCTCGCGAACCGGATCGCCGGCTGGCTGGTCTACCTGGCTTTGGGCGGCGCGGCGCTCACCTTCGCCATCACCCGTGACGTGGTGGCGACCCTGTCGGTGGTGATTGTGGCCGGGGCCTGCGGGGTGGCCGCCGGGACGCCGCTGGCGGTGCTGGCGGCAATTGCCCGCGCAGCCCGGACCGGGGCGTTCGTGCGAGACGGTAGGCACTTGGAGGCGCTCTCGCGGGTCGACACGGTCGTGTTCGACAAGACGGGGACGTTGACGCTGGGCCAAGCGGCGGTGGTCGGGGTCCACCCCGCCCCGGGGTTCGCCGAAGAGGCGCTGATCCAGGCTGCTGCCGGAGCCGAGGCGCCCTCGGAGCATCCCATCGGTCAGGCGATTGTGGCCTACGCGCGCGAGCGCGGCTGGCCGGCGCCGGCCCCCGACCGCTTCGAGTACCAGCCGGGTGTCGGCGTTACCGCGGCGGTGGCCGGGCGGGTCGTGCGGGTTGGCACGGAGAGGCTGATGCCGGAGCCGGGCGGGGAGGCGAAGCCGGCCGGGTTGACGGGCAGCGGGTTAGGAGCGGAGGCCAAGGCGGCGCCGGGGTGTCCGGGCGACCGGTCGGCATCGGCGGCCGAACTCTGGGACAACGCGGAGGCGGGGGCGGAGCGGGCGCCCAAGTTCGCCGGGGCCGGCACCACCGTTTACGTGAGCGTTGACGGGGAGTACGCGGGTGGAATCGTGCTCTCCGACACGGTGCGCACGGGCGCGGCGGAGTGCGTGGAGCGGTTGCGGGCCATGGGCCTTGAAACCGTGATGATGACGGGCGACAACGAAGACGAGGCCCAAGCTGTCGGGCGCCGGGTGGGGGTGGACCAGGTCCACGCGCGCCTGCTGCCGACCGACAAAATGCTGTTGGTCGAACAATTGCGGGCGAAGGGGCGGCGGGTCGCCATGGTCGGGGACGGCGTCAACGACGCGCCCGCCCTAGCCCAGGCGAATGTGGGCGTCGCCATGGGCTCGGGCACCTACGCGGCCCAGGAAACCGCCGACTTGGTGCTGGTCAGCTCCGACTTGGGCGACCTGACGGCGGTCATCCGGATAGCCCGGCGGGCGCGCCGCATCATCCTGGCCAACGTGGTTGGCACGGTCGCGGTGGACCTCTTGGGGATGGCCCTGGCGGCCGTGGGGATTCTGGGCCCGTTGCTGGCCGCCGTCATCCATGTGGGCAGCGAGTCGGGGTTCATCCTCAACTCGGCCCGCCTGATCCCCAGGCCGGGGTCGGCTCGCGCCCCGGGACTGCCCGAGACCGCCCGTGCGGAACCGTCGCATTCGCCGTGTTGA
- a CDS encoding type II toxin-antitoxin system VapC family toxin translates to MILLDTNVVSEPLKVGGGDPKMIAWLDRQSIETLYLSTFTVSEILFGIAVMDAGRRRDDLRRRVMEEVFPQFAGRILGFDESAAREGATLRAAARAAGRPIPDTDSFIAAVAMSRGLALATRNTKHFGATGLQLINPWD, encoded by the coding sequence GTGATCCTGCTCGACACCAACGTGGTGTCCGAGCCGCTCAAGGTTGGCGGCGGCGACCCGAAGATGATCGCGTGGCTGGACCGCCAATCGATCGAAACCCTCTACCTTTCGACCTTCACAGTCAGCGAGATCCTCTTCGGGATCGCAGTCATGGACGCCGGCCGCCGCCGTGACGATCTGCGCCGACGCGTCATGGAGGAGGTCTTCCCGCAGTTCGCCGGTCGCATTCTGGGCTTCGACGAGAGCGCCGCGCGGGAGGGCGCCACCTTGCGCGCCGCCGCCCGCGCCGCTGGCCGCCCGATCCCGGACACAGACAGCTTCATCGCGGCCGTTGCCATGTCTCGCGGCCTCGCCCTGGCGACCCGGAACACCAAGCACTTCGGGGCGACCGGCCTCCAGCTCATCAACCCCTGGGATTGA
- a CDS encoding GNAT family N-acetyltransferase gives MDAESRIAADGLATGNVTWMIREAVAGEAADIRRLQARSWRVTYPNDEWGVSRQWVEQLTDSWLTAQALAESADFMAAVLAAPDTFYRVAEVDGRIAGFVHAVKHDSREAELLGLYLDPPAFGIGVGAELMSAAVDWIGPLPARLEVAPYNQRAIRFYHRYGFSEVPGSERPCNVQPWVEPSRRPDAVNGLALNWNAIPAIEMRRQPTG, from the coding sequence GTGGACGCCGAAAGCCGGATCGCGGCAGATGGCCTGGCAACCGGCAACGTTACCTGGATGATTCGAGAAGCGGTGGCCGGGGAAGCGGCTGATATCCGGCGGTTGCAGGCCCGCTCCTGGCGGGTCACCTATCCCAACGACGAGTGGGGCGTCAGCCGCCAGTGGGTGGAGCAGTTGACTGATTCTTGGTTGACGGCCCAGGCCCTGGCCGAGTCGGCCGACTTCATGGCGGCCGTGCTGGCCGCCCCGGACACCTTCTACCGGGTGGCCGAAGTCGACGGCCGGATTGCGGGCTTCGTCCACGCTGTCAAGCACGACAGCCGCGAGGCTGAATTGCTCGGCTTGTACCTCGACCCGCCTGCTTTCGGCATCGGTGTGGGGGCGGAGTTGATGTCTGCGGCGGTCGACTGGATAGGGCCGCTCCCGGCGCGGCTGGAAGTGGCACCGTATAACCAGCGCGCCATCAGGTTCTATCACCGCTACGGCTTTAGCGAGGTCCCCGGCTCTGAACGGCCGTGCAACGTCCAGCCTTGGGTTGAACCGAGCAGGCGACCGGATGCTGTCAACGGGCTGGCCCTCAACTGGAACGCGATCCCCGCCATCGAAATGCGGCGCCAGCCGACCGGATAG